The genomic interval CCCCACCGTTCCCGGACGTGCGCCGCAGGCCGGATCGCTGCACCCCGTGACCCTGGTCATGGAGGAGGTCTGCTCCATTTTGCAGCGCCTGGGGTTCGAGGTCGTGGCCGGTCCCGAGGTCGAGAACGACTGGAACAACTTCGAGGCCCTGAACATGCCGCCGGACCATCCGGCCCGTGACATGCAGGACACGCTTTACGTCACGGACTCCATCTTGCTGCGCACCCACACCTCGCCCTTGCAGGTGCGCACCATGCTGGCCCAAAAGCCGCCCGTGGCCATCATCGCGCCGGGCAAGGTGTATCGCCGCGACTCGGACCTGACGCACACGCCCATGTTCCACCAGATCGAGGGGCTGCTCGTGGACACGCGCACCTCCATGAGCGATCTGCGCGGCATCCTGGCTCACCTGTGCCGCGAACTGTTCGGCGCGGACACGCGCATCCGTTTTCGGCCGAGCTTCTTCCCCTTCACCGAGCCGTCGGCCGAGGTGGACATCTCCTGCTCCATCTGCAAGGGCCAGGGCTCGTGCAAGGGCAATCCCTGCCGCGTGTGCAAGACTACGGGCTGGCTGGAGATTCTGGGCTGCGGCATGGTCGATCCCAACGTCTTTTCG from Alkalidesulfovibrio alkalitolerans DSM 16529 carries:
- a CDS encoding phenylalanine--tRNA ligase subunit alpha, producing MSMDTRDILNDLERLAGECESALGQASSREAVEAARVEFLGRKGRLAQAMAAMAQLPPEAKPAVGKAANEAKARLTELLDAALAERERAAASLAFADFDPTVPGRAPQAGSLHPVTLVMEEVCSILQRLGFEVVAGPEVENDWNNFEALNMPPDHPARDMQDTLYVTDSILLRTHTSPLQVRTMLAQKPPVAIIAPGKVYRRDSDLTHTPMFHQIEGLLVDTRTSMSDLRGILAHLCRELFGADTRIRFRPSFFPFTEPSAEVDISCSICKGQGSCKGNPCRVCKTTGWLEILGCGMVDPNVFSAVGYDPDRYVGWAFGMGVERIAMLKYGIGDLRMFFENDLRFLGQFY